The genomic interval CGTGTTGAATGAGTGACAGGATCTCATTCAAGTGGCCCTTTAGGGTTTTGCTACACACATGTTTTGTGGTGGAGAGATTAACCTTAAATTTGTGCTTCAAACAGTGAGAGAAAGCGCAGACTCGCCTCGGTGATCTGATACTGCGGGGGACCTCGCCCTTTGAGGCTGTAAGGGGTTTGTTTGTTCAGTGACATCGTTTATTTTACTCTGGAAAACCCTCCCAGCTTGCTAACACCATTCATGGTGTCAAGTGTCCATTTTGATTTCTCAAGGTCTGTTCCAGCTTGGCCATGAGGCccagtatgtgtgtgggtgaaaGAAATGAAGCTTATAGCACGCCATTCAGGATTACACGTTCAGTTGTGTAAATAGTGCTGTATTTAAGCTGAGTCTTAGGAGGCCGAAATATCTATCCTGTGGTTTGAAAATTGATATCAgctgaattgttttgtttattgtccTTTCTCAGGAAGGATCTATGGAAATTTTGGGTCAGCAGGATTGTTTGGACTGTGTAATGATTTAGAATGTTTCAAGCTTTAAGGATCACTTGAAATGATTATCGCTCTGAAGGATGACTCAAGCCCATCCAGGCACAAGCTCAGTGGCTCAAATGTTGCTGCTAGAGAGGCGCAAACTGCACTCGGTTTGGGTATTACACCACCATCCAGCAATGATATCAAACCCTGGAGTGACAGGTTTGTGGAAAAGATGAGGGAAAAATATAGACGGCGAAAAAGAAGTTCAAAGGCACACAGTTTGGGCTTCAGAGATTGATCTCCTCACCGGCACGAGAGCAGCATGGCGATGGAACTGGTAAGGCTTCCCTCATCTGCCTCTGTCTCGGGCCTTATCAGCTCTGCTCTTATCTTCTACCCAACTGAGCCCCACGCCCACCCTTTTAATGTCCCTGTGCACTCTTGAAACGataggggtgagagagagagaaaaaagaacagatcAGTGAGGGATGGGGATCaagtagtaaaaataaaaaagtaaaaaggcaCAGAAGCCCTTAGAAGAGCGTTATTAAAAATGTGCCGTGATCAGATGGACTGATTATGTGGAGATGTGGTTACATGTCTACGGCTGGCTTGCTAAATTATGTGATGCCCAGAAAAGGGTAGTGTCTGTTGCCTGGGATGAGGGTGGCGTCTGTGGCTTCAGGTAGCAGCCATATTTATGCGTATTATAAACAAAATGTCAGAGCTGTCTCAGACCTGCCTAAAAGGCAAAGACTTGTGatctacattttacattatagAAAGTGGCAGAACTACTCTTAGACCTGCTTTTAGGGTTAAGAGTGCTACATATAAGACTTACACActtaatatacattttacattataagcaaaatgacaaaactgtgggtagtatagtgtagtgggtaacacctctgctttccaTGTTGTAGACTgtggttcaatccctgcctgggtaaacacactacactataccaaaaagtctttgggcaagactcctaacactactttGGCCAacctgtgtgaaatgatcaaactgtaagtcgctctggataagatgtACCATACCATAGATGTAAATCTACCCTCAGACTAGCCAAAATAGTAAATCATTTGgaatttatattttacattataaagaaaatgacaaaactatTCTCACACCTGCCTAAAAGGCCAAGACttgttatatacattttatatcatAAGGAAAATGATAAAACTACTCTCAGACCTGCGTAAAAGGCAAAGACCTGTAATATGTCTTATGCATTAcagcaaaaatgacaaaactggtCTCAGACTACCCTAAAATGTGAGGACACACTCACAATAGGCTATATGTTATgcattataaagaaaaaaacaagagtaCTCTTTGCCCTCCCTAAAAGGCAAAGGTTCATAATGTACCTATAAATTctgagaaaaatgacaaaactagTCTCTAACCTGCCTAATAGGTGAAAACACAATGTACcttatacattaaaaacaaaatgacaaaaggAGTCTATGCTTATTTTTTGGACATGCTTAAAGGACTAATTATTACTATTAGCAGCTAATCGTTAAAAAGTGTATATAGATTTGATATTAAGATTTGAAAACATGACACGATAATGAATTGATCAAACCATGTTGTAGATCAGCAGACATGCTTAAACTCAAGGATAGAAGAACGTCATTTCTAGAGTGGATATGCTGATTTTATTTTGGGTAGCTAAGGTGCTGAACCTGTTTGGTCATAAAGGAGTCTGCTCTTTGAAGAGCAACCAGTACAGACTACCAGCCATGCAGCCTGATATcatcacagagagacagatattgTAAGTGCAATGTAGTTTGTCTATAGGTTTATGAGATTAACAGCCGTATGAGGGTGTGTACAGCTGCTGGTCTGCTTTACAGAGCTTTGCCTGCATACTGACTGTCATTGCTGACAGACTGATAGTCATTgtttcatctttttaaagatttttgtgAACTGAATGGGTTTAATTTAGCTTTAGTTACTGTAGACTTTAGGGACAAAGTTACATTTGGGAATAATCACTAAACAGTTCATGAGTTAAGAATGactttttgtttaatttgatatttcatcaaattacagagagatacacaatatatattacatttaaatgaaattgtCATTATGTATTGACAGCTATGATTCTATAATTCCAACCTTCTCCCTTTTGTTTAGCTGTCAAACAGGAACAAAAGAGATTTTTTAAGACTAAACCTCAGCAGTGTAACTAAGATCTTAAGGGCCACAGTATGAAAACACTGAATAGGCCCTGTGTACAAAAATGACAAtgtaatttgcttgtttactttCTACATCTCAGCCACGTTGCTCTAATGTTATAGTAGTTGGGGACCTAGTCCATAGGACCCCTGTGCTGTGAGCTCCAGTGCGATTGTCCCAACTGCTATGCCCGTAGTTACACCACTGCTAAATGCACAAAAATAACTTCTTATCagattcaaataataataaaatatcacctcttttacttacaaacacaaatggctttgattaaaagtttagaatccacACCTTCGACGGaatttgtctgtgttttggtaAACTTTGACTGAGAAACAGTTCATATGGAATACCATGCTTTTCTTACTGCTGGCGATTACTATAACTTCTATCAGCTGGTAGAACACTACATACAAAGCCATCTATATCCATGAAAACCACACTGCCTTTGGATGCCTATACCTAAACCATACCGAACATcctaataaagtaaataaaaaaaaattgaaattggacagtatgtttttttttttttgttgttttttttgttcttgttccTGATGTTAATGCATTTTTGGCAAGCTGGACTAAATTCACCATGTGTTTCCAATGTAACAGCATTTCAATTGCTTACCCAATAAGGGATGATCTTCCTAAGTCGTCTCAACGTCCAAAGCACATGGATTTTGGAATAACATCTTTGAAAGTTAGTTGATATTGAGATATTCTGTCTGCTTTACACTGTCCGAACATGTGTTGCGCATTTAATTCAGAAGAAGAGAACTTGTCACAATGACGTCAGTTGTTTCTCTCTGTGAATCATCATTATTTGGAGCTCATCGCTGATTGATGCTGCGCTGGCTCTTACCCCGCACTGGCTCTGACGCTGTGCAGAGCAGTCGTCAAGTGCTCTCTTTCGGTCAGAACTGATGCGAATCTGTCAGTACCTCTCAGCACCGAGGACCATCAAACGATCAAGACGTGTCATTACATTAGCGCTCATGAGAGCATGAAACCGATCCCAGTGCAAAGCTCATTCTGTAGAGGAGCGTAAGGAAGAAGTCTCATGTGATTTTAATAGATTCTGGGCTTGTAAATACAGCTGATTTAAAATGTTCTAgaattaaaatatgattttttttttcaggcatATTAAACTGTTTAACTCAATCTGTGTTCACTTTAGGGACTTTTTAGCAGATGTCACTGAGCACTAATACAGCAAATCTGTTTCAGTTCGGATTCAGAGCTCTATCACTTCTATGGACAGAACATTTGATACTGAATTTTGATTTCTTGTCATGCGTCCTAGATGCCTTCATTGCTGGCTAAGGCTGCCGCTTGAAAATTAAAGGCAGATTTCTGAATATGTAGTACTTTATCGAAGCGCACATACTCAAAGTTCAAACTGAGTGGCTTAAGGACATTTTGGAACGTTTAAATTGGATCAAACATAAATATTGGGTAGTATTGctgaagtgtttttatttattctttgcACGCCTCCCACCCTTACTTTAGGCCAGAGGCCTGAAAGCATGTGTGAGACATTAACACAGAGTAGAGTATCAACTGTAGCATCATCGCACGTGTTTTGGAAAGCAATCTGAGCTCATCATTGCGTTTTGCGGTTTCCGTGCACTCGTTCTTGGAGTCATAGCTTGATTATCTTGGTTCGGCTAACACTAACTAACATCAGTGTTCAGTAAGTCTAAACATGAGATTtgaagaaacaaacacagatgAATAAAACAAACGGGAATACCTATACAAACACTCCACTGACAGAAAGTCCAATAGCAGATGCTTTCAAGGAATCCAAATAAAAGATATATGCTTTATTTTGAGGTAATGACAGTGCTTCTATTGTCAGGTGGATGAAAATATTAGTAGCAGTTGGGGAGAAAAATGCGATGCTGGTTTTTGGGGCTGTTCTCTACAGTTGGCTATAAAAACTGCTATGTGTTTCACAGGAACACCACACGTGCTCTGTTAAACTGGTTAGTGTCTCGGACAGTTTTACCCCAAGTGTCTAGCTGTCTCATAAAAATATGCTTGGCGACAGAGAAGTAAGTGATGACTGTGATCGGAGACTCAGAGTCAGATTTATTTGACTGAAAGTTGGAGTTTGGAGTTCCATATAATGTCTGGTTAGCATTAGCAGTTTTTCCTCATGTTACTCGGAAGCCCTGACGCTTGTTTGACTTTGCTAGTGAGAAAGCGCATTTTGACGGTAAGGCAGGAGCTATTCCCAATCATATTTTGCAAATGtctgatcattttaaatcaTCTGCCTCATTATAAATGGATCCTCTGTCggtaaaatgttcatttttacaacATTCACTGTATTGTTCccatataattaaaaatactgCTACAGTTCAGGACATGTAACAACTTTGTTGGATCATGAAGCACAATTCACTGTTTTATGcagaaaatgtttaaacatttctgcattatttttctgtaatgatGTAAAcacgtcattcagagtggattaaTGTGAAACAATATGTTCTAGAGAAAGCTGAGAGTTGGAATTGtgcacagtggtgttgatagaaaccagacatccacccctaaaagttccctcaagttattaaatgaaatggttacaaatatgttgcctgatgcctgagacattgttttatgatagcttggagaaggttttggcttaaaacatattttataaaaGGCAGTCATTGTGGAGAGGTACTTTGAACGTTGTCAaagaaaagtcaaagaaaactttttttttaatttcccgtattttaccatcatccaCATTAGATATAAAACTCAGATGACACATGTAGGTCcacttgttgtttttttatagtaaataaaacagctgagttgtagacattatgacccctggttccttttCACTGCTATAAAGATTTCAGCATCAAtcaatttctctacaatgaaccatttcacatcaaaccattctgaattaCTTTGCTGACATCTCAGCTACTGAATTCTGGAGACAATTTGAAAAGAATCAATGGATTTCCCCTTCAGGTTAAGATTAGCAAAGGTGGCACAGATTGATTACTGGGTATCAGTATGAgggcaacatcagcaaaagaaaatgctggatcagaTATCACAAGGGGAAGAAATGATGAATTGTgtccaatcctgtaacaaatctgaaatattgccctctcacactgtgtgatgtgCTGTCGTTGGTTGTGTTTATCCTAGTGGGTCAATAGAGTGTTGAGTGGTATCGTGCCATCTCTAAAGACCAGTGAAGAGGATTTGAGAAGtattttaaatggtgcagttttATTGAGCCCACTGAAATATATTAGATGTGCTTATATCTCTCACAGTTACAGTGAAGGATTAacatatgtctctctctctttttgcgTGCAGATGTACCCCTGCAGCAGTGATAAAGAGTGTTCGGTCGGTAGTTACTGTCACAGCCCTCAGCATGCTCCCTCACGCTGTCTCTCCTGCCGTCGGAGGAAGAAGCGTTGCCACAGAGATGCCATGTGCTGCCCTGGCAACCGCTGCAGCAACTGTATGTGTCCAGTTTTTTTGCATAACAACATCCACAGATAATTTGTGATTCACATGTTATGATTATCATGCTAATTATGTCAAactatgcttttctgagtttgTCAGTATAGTGCTAGGACACTGAACAACTGTATGCATCATAAAAACAGAGACTGCATGCACTGCTTAATAACTGCCTGATAGGATGTCACTACATCAtgccagttttttttccccctgtttatttgtttaattagttaaaaaaaaatattgtactCAGTTTTTAATGATGTGGATCAAATGTGGAACCACTGTTTTACTACTATGGACCTTAAAGCACATAAGGGTGCTTTTAGGGACCCTTTACCTTGTTCACAAGCCTGAGAAAtgctaaatattgtgatacattaCATGTCTTGGAAATGTCTTGAGTAATTCTGACATATCACCCAGTCTTATTTCTGATGAATGTATTCAAGCAAGCTTTTGATATATTATCCAAAAACTGATGCCAAatgtctctctctgctttagATATCTGCATCCCATTCTCTGAGAGCCTTCTGTCACCACACATCTCACCCTTAGAGGAGCACAACAAACTCTCAAGCAAAGACAAGGGCTGGAAGAGGAGCGGGAAAGCCCAAGCCAAGCTCTCCCTCAAAGGTGGGGAATTCACGCCAGCCTTGTAAATCTCAACAAAGATCTTATGGAAAAAGCCATGTCTCCACCAGACTGCATGGGGTTTTAAACCCTGGCAGTTTGGAGAGgttctcctgtttctgtgcaTTTACCTCTGTTATCTCCAGTGGCCCTGCCGCAGGTTGTTATTTGTGCGGAGGGAAGGAACGCCAAGCCGCAAACTGGCGCATAATTACATACTGCGCATAGATCAGCCTATGAGTTTTCAGCATGGTAGGGAGTGTGTGCAGAGTTAACCATAATGCACTGCTCTTCCCGTTTCTATATAAACCTGGCATACTCGTAGGGATGGTGACAGCACAACCCCATTCAATCATAAACTAAATCACAGGACATTAAACTCGTCTGAGGCATTTAAAAGGGCTCTAAAAGTCCTGCCACTACTGTCATTAAACTCAAATCACATAATTACATGTGCTCTTAACATGGGCTATAAAATTGACATCTAACTGAGatgtattatttaaaatctTCCATTTGAGTACTTAAATTGAAATGATTGTCAAATCATACTCATAGCCTACCATTAGGCAATCAGAAACCACTCCACATATTATTAAGGCATGTTAAATGGATGGTTTTCTTGTTCTGGAAAAGGATCTTGTTTGTCGTTTCTTAACATGTCGCTTACACCGATATATCCCAGCTGTGAATGCAGAGATTAGAAGCCATATGACCCTTTGCTTGCTGGACACTGCTGCTTAGAGCTTTAACCAGGAAGGCCTCTCAGGAAACTGTGGTTTTGTTCTGGGACTCGTTGAGGCTGGATTTCGTGTTTAAAAGCCTTTGGCAGGGGAAGTGTGCATGCCaaattatttcacagaaatctcacagttatatgtattataaatatttgCTATACTAATTATCCCTTTGAAAGACTAATATAAACCGCCTGACAAGTGTAGCGAGTTTCCCTCAACTGAATCGAATTGGTTAATAAATCAGGAAATCGTTTGCTCGGGTTCTTTGGGGCCCTGTATCTCTCCCTTTATGTGCAAACCTCGTAATGCAATTTTAAATCCAACGTAACAGCAAGAGCTCTGGATGAGTTTGAAGCCAAAACAATGTaatggtttgatttttcttctcttccctttGGAGAGTTAGAATTTACAGTACTTCCCTTGAAGAGCTGCTTGATTGCACACAATACAGTCATCATGCTAACGTACTGATGAAATTACTCAAGGTAATCTAATAAATTGGTGAATTTGGGCCATGTAACACTCAAGCTAAATTATATCATCTGTGGAAAGGGGCAAAGtgttataaaacataaaatatggcctgtgcagaagttattccacattgtatattttatgttttctaatattCCGGCCTTTACTAAGTTAGAATAGCATGAATTTCGATACTCAATCAATTGTACTTATTTCAAACTTTCCTTTTTCAAACAGTTAAATACATATCCTATATCAAAAAAAGGTACTTTCAATCAAGAAGTTTcaatcaggtttttttttcttaccacagtactgagacagcattggttCGTGTTTTGAATGAATTCAGACTTGCGGTTGATCCACAGAATCCTTATGGTTTGGTCTTGTTGGATGTAACTGCAGCTTTTGATACCGTTGATCTCAAGATTCTAATCTACCATCTGGAATGCTGGATCTGCCTCTCAGGCAGTTTTGGAGTGGTTTAAATAATATTCGATGAATAGATGGTTCTTGGTTTCACTGGGAAGTCATTtagtaaaaatatttaacactTCTTGTGGATGCCACCTTtcaagaaaatcaagaaaaaaatcgAATGCTGATCCTTGGGATTACAATTCAGAAAAGACGCTTTATGAGAAGCTAGACTCTTTACTTCATAtctatatgaaatataaaagctTTTTCGTTGTTTGAAAAGTATTGATAGTTCTTATTTGCTGAACTTCACTGGCTACCTTTATCTTTTAGAATAGATTTTACAGTTCTGCTGCTAGTATTTAAGGCTTTAAATGACCTAGGACCTGCTTACCTCACAGAATATCTGTCTTCTTATGTTCTAacatgtgatcttagatctgccgAAGTGGAAAGGCCTCTTTCggttattatgcttctaaactgtagaACTCTAGACAGTCATGCTCATTGGTATGCATGGTATGAATAGATAATGTATAAgatgttgttggtggtggtggtggtggtgatggtggtggtggtaatgTTTCAAACTTTTTTGCTCTAAATTTGAAAGGAAAATGCAATATTTaggttttcacttagaaaatcaacaaatcataTAATCTGCAGAGCGTTTAGATTTTTGCTTATAACTATATATGTTAGGTATTCTGGATAATATtgtcagtgagtgtagatacaaggtcgGTGTTCGTAATAAACGACAGTTGTGTGATAAAGATAATGTATTTAACAGATTTCCCTCCGCTTGCTTCCTTGTAGGTCATGATGGTGACGCATGCCTGCGTTCCTCGGACTGTTCCGAGGGCTTCTGCTGCGCCCGTCACTTCTGGACCAAGATCTGTAAGCCCGTGCTGCGTCAGGGTGAGGTGTGCACCAAGCAGCGTAAGAAAGGCTCTCACGGTTTGGAGATCTTTCAGCGCTGTGACTGCGCCAAAGGCCTGGCATGCAAGGTGTGGAAGGACGCCACCTCGTACTCCAAATCCAGACTGCATGTGTGTCAGAGAATCTGAGGGCGGTGCAGGCGAGGGCCCAGCAAGCGAGCTGTACCGTGAGGCCCATTCTTTCTGCCTGAGGGTAGAATGGAGaggactgctttttttttttttcaggactCAGCCATCTGTGATGAAGGGAGGCAtggaaggtagagagagagcgagagttagagagagtgtgagagagagaataagccagtatgtgtgtgtatgtgtgtgtagtttggaACAATCGATTGATTTGTGATCTGATGCTCCCTTGAATTGTGTATACCCAGCCTCTTTTCAGCAGCTTGTTTGCTGCACATGTTTTAAAAACTGTATGAATTTGAAAGCCATAGCCTTTCACCAGCAATAGATGGAGGTTCTGAAGCAATTCCACTCTCTCTATGCATTTAGGTTTATGTATAATACATGTCAAACATGACTGTGTTTACCTGTTATCTAGTGATTTGATATGCACATGTTTTCATACAGGGTTCAGCATAACTCACTTATCAATCAGAAATAACCACTATATTTCACGAAAACAGTATCTAACTGTTCTGTAACACTTGTAGTATATAACCATATATTCCTTTCTGCTAGATCTACATTGCTCATACTTGCCCAGAGTATAGCACTCTAATTTGTATCGTTGTATataaatgtttgggcacccctggtcaaataacatgttttgtgaaAACAAGTTGCACATTTTCTACAGAGAAGAAACTTCTGCACATTCTAATGCACAATTACCGTTTTTTGATAGGTTTAACGTGTTGGaagaaatgaaacataaaatatgatctGTGCAAATATAATGGcacattgtatattttatgttttagttttttccagtgtgttaaacttagcgaatagaaactgtgcactgaaatttgcagaaaatagCTTAACTCAGAGCCTCAGATCTGTTTAAAGTATGAGGAAGATTCAATTACAAACATCTGCAAAATATCAAAAAAGAAATCAGAAGATGTCGATAGGACCAAAGAAATAACTAAgccaaaataatacaaaaaattgATATGAAGAACCATAAAGAGGAAAAGATATCAAGAGACTGTGTTTGTCATGTGAACAAACTATCCTCTAAACACCACATGCCACTACAGTCATAACTCATGAAAAAGTTGATcaatttttacttatttttatccatttcaacttatttttatttataaagtcaagcaaaaatgtattttgaagaGGGGTGttcaaagttttgcatatgactgcatattGTCAGTTATTCTCATCACTGTCTGTTGTGCATTGAAGGCTGTGTGGGTGAACCTGGGAAGGGTATCGTGCTCCAGCAGTTTGCTTTAGTGATCTAGAACCGTTTTTTCATTGGTGGTGAACTCGAGTAGGTGCCCACTGATTTACATGTTGCTTATTTGCATGCGGCGGGATTTCTTCTTAGGAGCGTACATTAACCAGTTACAATGAAGAGAGCACAAAAATAGACCCATGCCATCACCTTTTAGCTGAATCAAGGTTAAGAACATAAGGGGACAGTGCTTACAGATCCATTGAAATATCACTATATGAGATGAAGGCCTAGAGCACAGTACTTCACCACATAACTCTAGACCCATAAGGGTGAAATGGGTTTGGCAGTTGGGACCACTGGGTGATTTAAACTGGCTTACATTCTGAAGTTACACATTTCTGGAGAAAAGTTTTTCATTCAATGTTCAGATTCACACAGAACAGTTTGCTTATCTGTTACTTTGTCTatgaaatatgactttttttatttgattattaggggaaagtgtttacagtttaagaAGGCGTTTTTTATGGGTCATCTAACACATTCTGTAGACATTGTTTCACACCAAAGTCTGATTGTGACATTACGATTGAATAACTATATCCGATAATAGACGATAAAATACAAAGTGTGCCTCTATTTTGTGAATTTTCCTACGAGTTCTATCAGTTAACAAACAACTAATAAGCTCTTACTGTAAATAACATGGagacaatgaaatgaaatgtatttaaaaacaagTGTATATCATGTACATATGATAATGGGAAGCTGTAAGTCAGGCATGGCACTTTGACATGCAGGCATTGCAATCTGCAGGAGTTGTAGCAGCGAACAGGTAAAGCTGAGGGCTTTTGCACCTGAGTGCTTGCATGCATTTGAGAGAAGAAAGCATAGTTTACATCTTCAATTTTCAACCCAACTGTATTTTTTGCTGCATATACAGGATATTAAGATCTTCACAGAGAATTAttacaattaaattattttcaaaattcctttaaaagttcagatttcttttaatGAGCCCACATTGTGCACTTGTTTTCTGGATTTGTGCCTGCCTTAAAGAGATATGTTGGACTATGCTGTTATGTGTTTCCCAGTGTATATTTACAATGTTAAAATGATTAAAGAATGTATTTTGTATTACaaggctgttttgttactgcATGTGAATATCCAAAAGGGACAGATTGTCTTTAATACATAAAAGTAGTGCATTCAAAGTTAAAGTTTCATGTACGCCAGTGAAATCACTTttaaaagctcatttaaaagctTTAGAGGTGGTAAAATAAGGCCCCATTTTAAAGTGAGATTAGCATTAGTGAAActaaaagcatgaggaagagATATCTCTTCATAGAGTTCGTCTGCTGCATTACAATCTAACCCCATAAAAGGGGttgacctaagaatagctcagctatTTTGCATCGAAGTCCCTGTAGATTCTGAATTATAAGGCTTAGTGTCAATAAGCCTGagattaaggggttaatctACTTTTCTAATCATGACATTTCACAAATAATCACTACTCTACATTACTGAAGCTACAGTATAtatagaaaatggaaaaaaaatcaaaagcctTTTAATGATGACTTAGGACTTTTTCCTACTGAACAATGGATATAATTTAAATGTtatacagaaaagaaaacatctaCACTTATCAATGGAGGGGTTAAACACTGTGATGGCTGCAAGGGCCAAAAGCCAGAGGTGTATAAATTCATGCTCTAATCTCATACATCTGATCCagttaatgaaggccttcaggagcatctgaGCATTGGAACCAGCTGTGTTGGACTTAACATTGCATTCATGACAACTTGGAACTCGGAATTTTCCAACTTCCCACctcaaaacattcacacaacTTCCAACTGTTGAAGGCTGGAAAAACAAAGACGCTCACAATGAGCTAACCTTCGTATGGCTGCTGTAGTTGTGTAAAAGTATCATGAACGATTACACACTATTAAAGTTTAATAGCATCTAATACAGCCAAATGTCACATAAAAGCATGCAGGTTAATTAAACATCATGCATAGAATAGCAGTCGCTATGCCGGTTTTATGGGCGTTAGCCGCTCTATAATGCCCTTCCCAAATAAATGCACATTACTAGTTTAAATCATCTGTAATTTATGCTCAAGCATTCCTGGTCATCCAACTTCACAATAACCTGTGATTGCAGGGCCTGACCTGGAGTAGGCTGCCTCTGATGTGCCACCACAGAGTTATTAACTTAACTTGAAAAGTATAAATGCCAGTCATATCAGACCTCGTAAcatgtaagccaatcatatcacaCCTAGGGAAGGGTCTCAGGT from Pygocentrus nattereri isolate fPygNat1 chromosome 5, fPygNat1.pri, whole genome shotgun sequence carries:
- the dkk2 gene encoding dickkopf-related protein 2; its protein translation is MLALTRSFCWMVTLLLATVASLGAKGGNSLATARHGASRDAENSIKSPPLGESPTAATNRSGVAHSGAARKGNVRLQMYPCSSDKECSVGSYCHSPQHAPSRCLSCRRRKKRCHRDAMCCPGNRCSNYICIPFSESLLSPHISPLEEHNKLSSKDKGWKRSGKAQAKLSLKGHDGDACLRSSDCSEGFCCARHFWTKICKPVLRQGEVCTKQRKKGSHGLEIFQRCDCAKGLACKVWKDATSYSKSRLHVCQRI